The sequence GGCCACGTACGCGGTGGCCGCTGCGACATCACCCCCCGCCATGGTCGACACCGCAGAGGTCCGCTCGATGGCATCGGCCAAGGCCTCGGCGGAGGTGGCGCGCAGCGACGCATCGGTGTCGCGCGAGGCGAAGATGTCGACGATGACGACCTCGTCGGCATCGGTGAATGCATGAGCAAACTCGTCGAGGAAGAGCGCCGTGCGGGAGTACATGTGGGGCTCGAAGACCGCCCACAGCCGCCGATCACCGACCTTCTGGCGCATGGCGGCCAGCGTGGCGCGGACCTCGGTCGGATGGTGCCCGTAGTCGTCATAGACGATCACGCCGGCAGTATCGGCGATCAGCTCCATGCGTCGTCCGGCTCCACGGAATGTCCGGAGCCCCTCGGCCAGCGCATCGAGCGGCGCACCGAGCTCCTGCGCCAACGTCAATGCAGCGGTCGCGTTCAGGACGTTGTGCTCCCCCGCCAGGGGTGAAGCGAACGAGTGTTCGAAAAGCGTGAATGTCGCTCCCCCGCCGGCATAGGCCACGTCACGCGCCTCGATCTCCCCGCCAGGCCCATACCGCACGATCCGGCCTTCCCAGCCTTCGAGGCGCTCCAGGAGCGCCTGGGAGCCGCTGTCCGCGGCGGTCGTGAGCAGCAGACGGCCGCCAAGTCGCTGATCCTCCCCCATCCCGCGCACGAAGCGCTCCATCGAGGCCAGCACCGCTTCACGATCGGCGAAGTAGTCGGGGTGGTCCATCTCGACGTTGGTGACGATCGCGCCGGCCGGGCGGTAGTTGAGGAAGTTGTCGCCGAACTCGTCGGCCTCGACCAGGAACGGCGCTCCCGCGCCAAGCCGGACGCTTGCGCCCCAGGCAGGGATGAAGGCACCGACCTCGACCGTCGGATCCATCCCAGCGACCTCGAGGAGGTGGCCCAGCAGGGCGGTGGTGGTCGACTTTCCGTGCGTGCCGGTGACGGCCAGGCCGATGCGGCCCTCGGCCTGCATCAGCTCCCCCAGCATCGCCTGCCAGGTGACGACCGGGAGGCCCGCGGCTCGCGCCGCGAGCAGCTCGGGCAGATCGGGACTCGCACGGAGGGCGGGCGTGATGACCACCCGCTCGATCCCGGCCAGGTGGGAGGGGTCGTGGCCGATGATGACCGGGATGCCGGCAGCATCAAGGGGGGGTGTATACGGAGAGGGGGTATCGGCGTCGCAGCCGTCGATCCGGGCTCCCGCGTGATGCAGCAGGAGCGCCACCCCCGCTGCCCCTGAGCCGGCGATGCCGATGAGGTGGATCCGTTCGCCGGCGCGCATCAGCCCGCCACCGAGACCTCGTCGAGCGCCAGCTCCAGCGACGCCATGGCGGCGGCGGCCCGGTTGCCATCGCGATCGTGGACGAAGACGTGGTGCTCGACGCGGGCCGGGTGGCCACGCCGGACCACGCCCAGGTAATGCGTTCCCACCGGCTTGCGGTCGCTGCCTCCCTCTGGGCCGGCGATCCCCGTGACGCTGATCCCCACATCGGTATCGAAGCGTTGCGCCGCACCCACCGCCATGGAGGCCGCCACCTCCTCGGAGACCGCCCCGTGTGCCTCGATCAGCTCCCGCGGGACGCCCAGCGCGAGCTCCTTGGCAAGGTTCGAGTAGGAGATCGCGCCACCGGCGTAGTAGTCGCTGGCGCCCGGGGTCATGGTGATGACATGCCCGATCAGGCCGCCGGTCGACGACTCTGCGGTCGCCACGCGCCAATGCCGTGCGCGCAGGGCGTCCCCCAGCTGAGCACCCAGGCGAGCCAGCTCGGCCTCGCTGGGCGGACTCATCGGTAGTTGATGAACTGCAGCGCGACGGCGTAGTCGAGGCCGCGCAGGTGGGTGATCACCCCCTGCAGCTCGTCCTTGCTCTTGCCGGACACGCGCACCGCGTCGCCCTGGATGGCGGGCTTCACCTTCGGAAACTGCTCGCGTACCATCTTTGCGATCTCCTTGGCCTGCTCCGAGGTGAGTCCGCGGTGCAGCCCGATGCGCTGTTTCACGGTGCCGCCCGCAGCCGGCTCGAGCTTGCCCCAGTCGAAGACCTTGAGCGAAAGCCCGCGACGCACCGCCTTGGTCTCGAGCAGATCCTTGACCGAGCCTGCACGGAACTCGTCGTCGGCATGCAGCGTGATCTCGTCCTTGCCGAGCTCCAGCGAGACCTTCGCGCCCTTGAAGTCGTAGCGCGTCGCCACCTCGCGACGCACCTGGTCGAGCGCGTTGACCAGCTCCTGCTGGTCGAAGTCGCTCACCACGTCGAACGAAGAATCGGCCATCTCGCCTCCCTGCTTGTCCCGCTCCCCTATCTTCGTCCCTCTGGCCCGCTTCCGCCCGTCGCTCCCGCTACGGGAGGAGACTGGGCGTTGGGCTTGGCACCACCACCGTAATCGTGCGCCGGACTGCGGCGCTGTCCCGACCGGTCAGCGGGTCGTTGGCGACGAGGGTGATGACATTGACTCCCGGAACGAGGCCGACGCGGACGCTGAACGCGCCCTCGGCATCGGCCGTGGTGCTGGGGTTCTGTCGCAACCCATCGGTGGTGATGGTGGAATTTGGCTCGGTGACCCCGCGGATCGTGTACTCCGTGTCCTCCCACGCCGCAACATCGGCAGCAGGGTCGGAGATGCGCAGGTCGGGAGTGCCGGCGAAGGTGACGAACTCGCCCACCAGGTAGACCACGAAAGCGACGACCAGCAGGGTCAGGATGGCTGCCACCACGGCGCCGGAGCTCACCACCAGCGATCGGCCCTGGCGCGCCGCCATCGGCCGCCGCACGGCCGGCATTGCGGGCCGCTCGACCGCGGTTCCGCTCTCGAGCCGATACAGGTCGATCAGGTACTCGGGGTCGAGGCCCAGGTACAGGCCGTAGTTGCGCAGGAAGCCGCGGGTGTAAATCGGCTCGGGAAGGTCGCGGTAATCGCCGCGCTCGAGGGCCGCCAGGTAGCGGGTCCGGATCTTCGTGTCCCGCTCGACGCGAGCCAGGTCGATGAACCTCGCCTCACGCGCGGTCCGCAGCACGGTGCCGAGCTTGGTGGGTTCCCGATCCGTCACTCCCCGTCCTCGCCGGGACTGACCTCGCCTCCCCATCCATCGGGCGTGACGAGGACCTCGCGAAAGCGACTCCCGTCGGCCGGGCCGACGATGCCACGGTCCTCCATCTGGTCGAGGATCCTGGCTGCGCGGGCGTAGCCGATCCGCAGGCGGCGCTGCAGCAGCGAGGCCGATGCCTTGTCCGAGCGGCGAACGATGTCCACCGCCGCGGTGAGCAGGGCGTCCCCCTCGTCATCCTCCTCGCCGGGGCGCCCGCCGGCCTTGCCATCACGCTTGGGGGCGGTGATCTCGGGACGGTATTGCGGGCCACCCTGCGCGCGCCAGTGTCGGGTGACCGTCTCGATCTCGTGATCGGTGACGAGGACACCCTGCAGGCGGACGGCGCGAGGTGCGTCGATCGGCTGGTACAGCATGTCCCCGCGTCCCAGCAGGTCCTCGGCCCCGACCGTGTCCAGGATGGTGCGCGAGTCCACCCCACTGGTCATCGCGAACGCGATGCGCGACGGGATGTTGGCCTTGATCAGGCCGGTGATGACCTGCACCGATGGACGCTGGGTGGCGACCACGAGGTGAATGCCGGTGGCCCGCGCCAGCTGCGCGATGCGGGTGATGGTGGCCTCCACCTCGTAGGCGCTGACCATCATCAGGTCGGCCAGCTCGTCGATCACGATCACGATGTACGGCATCCGCGGCTCACCCGGACGCAGCGCCTCGTTGTAGCCGGCGATGTTGCGCACGCCGCGCTGCGCGAACTCGTGATACCGGCTCTCCATGGTGCCGACCGTCCACTTCAGGGCGTTGACCGACTTGTCGTTGTCGACGATCACCTCGGTCAGCAGGTGCGGGATCCCCTTGTACTGGGCCAGCTCGACCCGCTTCGGGTCGATCAGGATCAGCTTCACCTCGGTCGGCGACGCGCGCATCAGCAGCGAGCAGATGATCGCGTTGACGCACACGCTCTTGCCCGATCCCGTCGCTCCCGCGATCAGCAGGTGCGGCATGCGCGACAGGTCCGCGCTGAACGGCTGGCCGGCGACATCCTGGCCCAGTGCAAAGGCGAGCCTGCTGCGTCCCGACGCCTCCTCGAAGTTCGGGGAGCTGAGGACCTCCTTGAGCGTGACCAGGTCGAAGGCACTGTTCGGGATCTCGATCCCGACGTACGGCTCGCCCGGGATCGGCGCCTGGATCCGGATGCTGCGGGCCTTGAGATCGAGTGCAAGGTTGTCGGCCAGGCCCTCGATGCGCGAAAGCTTGATCCCCGGCTCCACGTCCAGTGCGTACTGCGTGACGACCGGCCCTTCCTGGATGCGAGCAACCTTGACCCCGATCCCGAAGTGGGCAAGCGTGTCGCGAATGCGCTGGCCCTTGGCGGTCAGGTCGAGCTGGGCGGCGCTGCTGGCCGGGGCGTCGTCCAGGAGGGAAACCTCTGGCAGGTCCCAGGTGCGGATGGTGACCTCGAGCGCGGCATCGGCCACCTCGTGGTGCTCAACCTCCGCCAGGTGCGCGGTCTCCTCGCTCTCCAGCTCGTCGACCGTGATCGGCACGGCCTGGGCCGGCTCGACCTCCCCGATCGGAAATGGCATCTCGCGCGGGCGCGACGCAGGCGCGGCGCTCTCCGGTGGCCGGGCGCGACGCAGGATCAGCGGCTCGTCGTCGGCGTCCACTCCCCCACCCAGGGCGGTCCGGACCCGGTCCAGCAATCCGCGCTGCCCAGGCAAGGCACCGACGGCCGGCTCGAGCCGGGTGCGGGGATCGGCAGCGCCTCGCCGCGCCTCCAGCTCCGCCAGCTCGACTCGCTCGTCGCGCCGCCGCAGCCAGGCCGCCACCAGGTCGCCGATCGTCATGTTGAAATAGAGCAGCAGGCCGACGACCGCCATCAGGCCCAGCACGATCCATGCCCCGGCGGCGCCGATCGCGCCGCTCAGCGCGGCCGACGCGGCGAAGCCGATGGCTCCCCCACCCTCACCGCGGTTCACCCCATCGGCACCGTTGCCGCCCGTCAGGTGGAACATGCCCAGCAGGCCGATGGACAGAATCGCCGCGCCGGTGGCCGCCATCCAGCGCTCGGCCGGCATGGTCTTGAGCCAGAGCATGAAGGCGAAGCCGGCCAGCAGCGCCGGCGCGAATGCGATCCCCCAGCCGAGCAGGAAGGAGAGCGCATCGTGCCAGGGCTTGACGATCAGCCCGGCGTCCGGCGCAAAGAGGGCGATGGTGCTGATCACGGCGGCCACCACGAGCACGAGCGCGAGCACCTCGCGCGCGACCCGCCCGCTGATGGTCACCGTGGTGGAGGCCTTGCGGCGACGCGAGCTGCAGCGCCGCCGCGAGCCGTTCGAGCGTCGCCTCGTCACTGGTCCGTCAGACCTCCATCACGATCGGCAGGATCATCGGCCGTCGCTTGGTGCGCTCGAAGAAGTACCGCGAGAGGGTATCGCGGATCTTCGTCTTCAGATAGCCGACCTCGGCGGCATGGGCGTCCGCAACCGGCTGCAGCAGGGCCTCGGTCAGGTGCTGGCAGGCGGCCGCCATGACCGGATCGTCCGGATCGGAGAGGAAACCGCGCCCGACCAGGTCGGGGCCCGAGACGGCCTGCCCCGTGGCGCGGTCGACAGTGAGGGCGACCATCACCACGCCGTCAGAGGCGAGGGCGCGGCGGTCACGCAGCACGACCCCGTCGACCCCATCGATGGCGGCGATGCCGTCGACCAGGACCGCTCCGGCCGGAACCGAGCCGGCCAGCCGCGCCCGGGTACCGTCGAACTCGACCACCTGGCCGTTCTCCAGTACGAAGATGCCGTCGACCGGAACGCCGGCCCCCTCGGCCAGCAGCCCGTGCTGCACGAGCATCCGGTACTCGCCGTGGACCGGGATGAAGTTCCGCGGCTTCACCAGGCCGAGCATCAGCTTCAGCTCCTCGCGGGAGCCGTGGCCAGATACGTGGCAGTGCACCAGCGGCTCGTAGTGGACCATCGCCCCCTCCTTGAAGAGGTTGTCGATCGTCTTGGCGACCGCCTCCTCGTTGCCGGGGATCGGCGAGGCCGAGATGATGACGGTGTCGCCCGGCTCGATCGTGATGTTCCGATGGTCGCGGTTGCTCATCCGGGTCAGGCCGGACATCGGCTCACCCTGCGAGCCGGTGGTCATGACCACCAGCTTGTCCTTGGGGAGGCGTTGGAGCCCGTCCTTGCCGCTCAGGGTCCCGTCGCGCGGGTCCAGGTAGCCGAGCTCGAGCGCGATCGCGATGTTCTGCTCCATGCTGCGCCCCAGCGCCACCATCTTCCGGCCGCTGGCCCAGGCGGCGTCGAGCACCTGCTGCACGCGACCGATGTTGCTCGCGAAGGTGGCGACGATGACGCGCCCGCTCGCCTCCCGGACGAGCTGGTTGAGCGAGTCACCCACCGTCTTCTCGGAGAGGGTGTAGCCCTCGCGCTCGGCCCGTGTCGAGTCGGAGAGGAGGAACTCGACGCCGTGATTGCCGATCTCGGCGATGAGGCCAAGGTCGGCGCGGCGGCCATCGGGCGGGGTGTGGTCGAACTTGAAGTCGCCGGTATGCACCACCGAGCCGAGCGGGGTCTTGATCGCGAAGCCCATCCCGTCCGGGATCGAATGGTTGACGCGGAATGGCGTGATGGCGAAGGCGCCGATGCGGAACTCGACCGCCGGCTCGACCACCTCCAGCCGGGTCTGGCCCAGCAGCCTGTGCTCCTTCAGTTTGCCGGTCACCAAGCCGGCGGTCAGGCGGCTGGTGTAGATCGGGGTGCCGGGGATCTGCGGCAGGACGTAGGGCAGCCCACCGGTGTGGTCCTCGTGCCCGTGGGTCAGCAGGATGGCTCGGACCCGGTCGCGGTTCTCGCGCAGGTACGTCACGTCCGGGATGACGAGGTCGATCCCGAGCATCTCCGGCTCCGGGAAGGCAAGTCCGCAGTCGACGACCAGGATCTCCCCGGCCGCCTCGATGACGGTGATGTTCTTGCCGACCTCGCCCACCCCGCCGAGCGGAATGATGCGAAGAGTGTCTGGCATGGTGCTCCTAGAAGAGGGTCATCTGTTCGGCGTCGTCGGTCTCAGCCGTCGGCGCCGGTGGCGCCGGTTCGGGCGGGATCGACTGGACCGATTCCGTCCGCTCGGCTTCGATCACCTCGCGGGCGGCGAGCAGCGCCGCCGGCAGGCCACGCATATCTGCGAAGAGCGTCTCCCGCAACGAGGACTGGTGCAGCGCCGCAGCAGGATGGTACATCGGGAAAACAAAGCGGCCGCCCGATCGCCGCAGCCGGCCGTGCACCTCGCCGATGCGGGCATCGGGCAAGTAGCGACGCAGCGAGTGGCGCCCCAGGGTGACGATCACGGCCGGATCGAGCGCCGCCTCCTGACGGTCGAGGTAGGGACGGCAGGCGGCGATCTCCTCAGGCTCGGGGTCGCGGTTGCCCGGCGGCCGGCACTTCACCACGTTGGCGATGAAGACGTGCTCGCGCGCCCAGCCGATCGACCCGAGCAGCTCGTCCAGCAGCTCGCCCGCAGGTCCCACGAACGGTCGCCCGGTCGCGTCCTCACGGGCGCCAGGTCCCTCCCCCACCAGCAGCACGTCGCTCAGCGGGTTCCCCTCTCCGGGGACGGTCTGGTTCCGGCCGACGTGGAGGGGGCAGCGAGTGCAGCCACTGACCTCGGTCGCAACCTCAGAGAGGAGTTCCTTGGCCCCCATCGCCGTCAGGACTCTTCGCGGACGCCTGCCTTGGCCATGTGCCGCTCCATCGCCGCGCGGCGGCTCAGGTTGACGCGGCCCATGCGGTCGATCTCGGTCACCACCACCATCAGCTCGTCGCCGACGGCGACCACGTCCTCGACCTGCGCCACCCGATAGTCGGCCAGCTGGCTGATGTGCACCAGCCCCTCCTTGCCGGGCATGATCTCGACGAACGCGCCGAAGTTCATGATGCGGGTCACCTTGCCGAGGTACTCCTTGCCGACCTCGACGTCCTTGGTGAGGCCCTCGATCCAGGCGATCGCCTTCTTGGCGTTCTCCTCCGAGACCGACGCGATCTGGATGGTGCCGTCGTCCTCGACATTGATCTGGGTGCCGGTCTCGGCGACGATCTGACGGATCACCTTGCCACCGGAGCCGATCACGTCCCGGATCTTGTCGATCGGGATCTTGATGGTCGTGATCCGCGGCGCGTACGGCGACAGCTCACTGCGGCTGGCGCTGATGACCGCGGTCATCTTGTCGAGGATGAAGAGCCGTGCGACGCGGGCCTGCTCCAGGGCGTCGCGCATCACCGCCATCGGGATGCCGCCCACTTTGATGTCCATCTGCAGCGCGGTCACGCCCTCGGCGGTGCCCGCCACCTTGAAGTCCATGTCGCCGTAGGCATCTTCCTTGCCGCTGATGTCGGTCAGCACCGCGTGCCGGCCGGTGGCGGTGTCGGAGATGAGGCCCATCGCCGCCCCGGCGACTGGGGCCTTGATCGGCACCCCGGCGTCCATCAACGCCAGCGTCGATCCGCAGGTGCTGGCCATGGAGGTCGAGCCGTTGGAGGAGACAACCTCACTCACCACGCGCATGGCGTAGGGGAACTCCTCCGCGGACGGGAGGACCGGCAGCAGGGCCCGCTCGGCGAGCGCACCGTGGCCGATCTCGCGCCGGCCAGGCCCGCGCATGGGCCGCGCCTCGCCGACCGAGTAGGGAGGGAAGTTGTAGTGGTGCATGTACCGCTTCTCGGTCTCCGGTGCGATCGTGTCGAGGCGCTGCACATCGGACGACGGTCCGAGGGTCGCGATCGAGAGAGCCTGCGTCTGCCCGCGGGTGAAGAGGCCGGAGCCGTGCGTGCGCGGCAGCACGCCGACCTCGACGCTGATCGGTCGAATGGTGGTCGTGTCGCGTCCGTCGAGGCGAATGTTCTCCGACAGCACCAGCTCCCGCGAGGTGGCCTTGGTCAGGACATCCATCAGCCCCGAGCCGATACCGTGCTGGCGACGGATGTCCTCCATCCGCTCGCCCTGCTCGGCGCGGTTGTAGTCGGATCGGCTGCGCCGGATCTCGGATGCGATGTCGGTGCGGATCGCCTCGAGCCGCTCGGCGAGACCGCTGGTCAGGTCGATGAAGAGCTCGGCGGCCGCCTCGGCGTCGGGCATCGCCCGGTGCGCGGCGCCGTGGTCACGTCCGAAGACGAAGCGCACTAGGTCGGCGAGCTTGTAGCTGCCGGCATCGGGGTAGAGCTGGTAGGCCAGCTCGAGGGTGTCGTAGACAGCCGCGGGCTGCCAGTTGGCATCGTGCGGCATGTGGCGGAGCAAGAACGGGAGGTCGAAGCCCACGTTATGGGCGACCACCGGCGCCTCACCGACCCAGGCCGCGAACTTGGTCAGCACCTCCGCCGCGGTGGGAGCCTTGTCGACGTCGCCGTCGCTCAGGCCGTGGATCTGGTGCCCCACGATCGCGCGCCCCGGATTCACCAGCGACTCGAAGCGGTCGACCACCTTGCCGTCCTGCACACGCAAGGCGGCCAGGTCGACGATGTAGCCGTTCTCCGGCTTCATGGCGGTGGTCTCGAGGTCGAACACGACGAACTCGGCCTTGGCGTCGCCGAGCGCCTTCCCCAGCTTCACGATCGAATCGGCCTTGGGACCGAGGAACGGGACCTTCTTGGGCTTGCCGGCCGTGGCCGCCAGCTTCTCCTGAAGGTCGATGCTGTGCTGCAGCTCGGCATGCGCGTACTCGATCGCATCGGCCATGACCGTCTCGGACAGGATCTTGGCTCCCGCCTCGACCATCATCACGGCCTCGCGGGTGCCGGCCACGACAAGGTCCAGCTGGCTGTCGTTCAGCTGGGTGTTGGTCGGGTTGGTGACGAAGGCGCCGTCGATATAGCCGACGCGCACCGCCCCGACGGGGCCCAGGAACGGGATGCTGCTGATGGCCAGCGCGGCCGATGCCCCGTTGATGGCCAGGATGTCGGGATCGTTCTCCTGGTCGGTCGAGAGGACCGTCAGGACGATCTGCACCTCCTGCTTATACCCCTTCGGGAAGAGCGGCCGTATCGGCCGGTCGGTGAGGCGCATCGCCAGGATGGCCGCCTCGGACGGCCGCGATTCGCGCTTGATGAAGCCGCCTGGGATCTTGCCCGCGGCGTACATGCGCTCCTCAAAGTCGATCGTCATGGGGAAGAAGTCGATCCCCTCGCGCGGCTGCGCGGAGACCGCCGTCGCCAGCAGCACGGTGTCGCCATAGCGCACGAGCACCGCGCCGTCGGCCTGCTCGGCGAGCTTGCCCGCCTCGAACGAGAAGGGCTGGCCGCCGAAGTCGGCCTCTACTTTCATTGCCACTGATTCCTCCAGATGTCCTGGTGATGCCATGCGACCCGGCGCTCGGCCCGCACACGAACCCCGATCAGCTCGAGGTGGCGGGCGGCGGCCTTTGCAGGCGCGGATGGCTGATGATTGGCGGATGCGATTGGCATCCATGGGTCCGGCCGGGATGCTGGGCCGGAGTCAGGCGAAACCGGGGCAATCTGACTCCCGGGTCGTCGTTGTGACGAGTGCGTGATTAGCGGCGCAGGCCCAGTCGACCGATCACCGCGCGGTAGCGATCCACGTCGTTGCGGACGAGGTAGGCCAGCAGCCTTCGGCGCTGACCGACGAGCTTGAGCAGCCCGCGGCGCGAATGGTTGTCGTTCTGGTAGGTGCGCAGGTGCTCGGTCAGCGACTTGATGCGCTCGGTGAGGAGCGCGATCTGCACCTCGGGGGATCCGGTATCGCCATCGTGTGTGGCGTAGTCGTCCATGATCGCGCTCTTTGTGTCTCCAGCGAGCGGCACGTATTCCTCCACTTTTCTTTCCACTTTTCGCGTTGCATCGTACCAGACCGAGGCCCTCGACGCCGATCGGCCGACCTCCGCTCAGCTCATCCCGAGCACGGCGCGACCCAGCTCAGCGTCACGCCGCATCTGGGCTACCAGGGCGCCGGCGTCCGCGAAGCGCTGCTCGTCGCGCAGTCGCGCGAGCAGCTCGACCCCGAGCCGCACTCCGTACAGGTAGCCGTCGAAGTCGAGCAGGTGGACCTCCGTCAGCACGACTGCGCCGTCGTGGAAGGTCGGACGGGTGCCGACGCTGATCAGCGCCGGGTGACCGGCCGCGACGCCAGTGCCCGCCTCCGTGACCCGACCGGCGTAGATGCCGAGCGATGGCATCGCGGGGACATAGTCGAAGCGCAGGTTGGCGGTGGGAAAACCCAGTTCGCGGCCGCGTCGATCCCCCCCCACCACGATCCCCTCCAGGTATGGCACGACTCCCAGTGCTCGCGCCGCCTCCACCTCTCCGTCTGCGATCGTCGCGCGGATGCGGGTCGAGGAGACGATCGCGCCATCCACCACGACCGGCTCCACCAGTCGGACCGCAAAGCCCCGTTCGACGCCGAGTTGCTGCGTGCGGGCGGCCGTGCCTCCCCGATCGCGGCCGAAGGCGCTGCGCGAGGACATCGTCAGGCCGCCGACTGACACCCCGGGCGCCAGGGCGTCGAGAAAGGCCTCGGCACTGAGCTCTCGAACAGCCTCGTCAAAACGGATCAGGATGGCCCGGTCCACCAGTGCCTCGATCCGCGAGAGGTTCACGGCGGGCGGTGCCAGGCGCGCCACGCTCGCCCCGGGTCGCAGCACCTCGTCGGGAGGCGGGTCGAAGACCAGTGCAAGGCTGGTCATCCCACCCTCTGCGGCCGCGTGGCGGGTCGCTTCGAGGATTGCCCGGTGGCCGAGGTGCATGCCATCGAAGACGCCCAGGGTGACCACCGCCCGGCCGACCTCCGGCAGGTCGGCCAGCCCGACTGCGCGTGGCTCGCCACTCACGCGGCGCCCGACGTTTCGATCACGGTGCGCGGCTCGAGCAGGCCGTCACGCAGCATGCCGATGCCGAGCAGCTCGCCGTCGCCGAAGACTGCGTGGCGTCCGCCACCTACGCTCCCCTGCAGCTGCACCGGCGACCCGTGCACGAAGCGGCCAGCCGCCTCGGCATCCAGGCGCAGCTCCGGCAGGTGCAGGAGTGGCCCCACCGGGAGGATCGCTTCCGCCAGCCGACCAGCCGTGGCCAGCGTCTCGAGGAGGCTGGGCGTGACCCCGTCGGCGGCCCGCAGGCCGGCCGCCTCCGTCCGTCGCAGGGCGTGCAGGTGGCCGCCGCAGCCAAGCCGATCGCCGAGATCGCGCGCGATGGACCGGATGTAGGTGCCCGGACCGCAGCGAATGTCGCATCGCAGGTCGAGCCAACCCTCGCCACGTTCTGATCCGAGGATGTCGATGGCTTCCACTGTCACACTGCGCGGCGCTGCCTCGACCGGGTTCCCGGCCCGCGCCGCGCGGTGCGCGACCACGCCTCCCGTCTTGCGGGCCGAGAAGGCCGGCGGACGCTGCTCGAAGGTCCCCACGAACGAAGCCAGCCCGGCGCTGACGGCCACCGTGTCGGGTGGCGAGCCGACCACCTCGAGGGGCCCCTGCGCGTCATCGGTGACGGACCGTATGCCAAGGCGAATGACCGCCTCGTAGCGCTTCGGGCCGCCGGTCAGGTCGTCGCTGAAGCGGGTGGCGGCGCCGACCAGGATCGGCAGCACGCCGGAAGCCAGCGGGTCGAGGGTGCCGGCGTGTCCGATGCGACGCATGCCGCTGAGCCGGCGCACCAGGTCGACCATGTCGTGTGATGTCGGCCCGACCGGCTTGTCGAGGTTAACGACCCCGAGCATCGCCGCGGGCCAGCTCGCGCTCGGCCTCCGCCAGAACCGGCTCGCGGGCGGCATCCAGGGGCTCTGCAACGGTGCAGCCCGCGGCTCGTGCATGACCTCCCCCGCCGAAGGCCGAGGTGATGGCCACCGCGTCCGCGCGGCCGCTGGTGCGTACGCTGACGCGCGTCTCCTGCGGCCCGACCTCCTTGAAGAGGATCGTCACGTCGGCCGTCTTGGTCGACGTCAGCAGGTCGATGAACCCCTCCGAGGCGGTGGGCTGCTCGCCGGTGCCGGCCAGCATCGCCG is a genomic window of Chloroflexota bacterium containing:
- the murC gene encoding UDP-N-acetylmuramate--L-alanine ligase, with amino-acid sequence MRAGERIHLIGIAGSGAAGVALLLHHAGARIDGCDADTPSPYTPPLDAAGIPVIIGHDPSHLAGIERVVITPALRASPDLPELLAARAAGLPVVTWQAMLGELMQAEGRIGLAVTGTHGKSTTTALLGHLLEVAGMDPTVEVGAFIPAWGASVRLGAGAPFLVEADEFGDNFLNYRPAGAIVTNVEMDHPDYFADREAVLASMERFVRGMGEDQRLGGRLLLTTAADSGSQALLERLEGWEGRIVRYGPGGEIEARDVAYAGGGATFTLFEHSFASPLAGEHNVLNATAALTLAQELGAPLDALAEGLRTFRGAGRRMELIADTAGVIVYDDYGHHPTEVRATLAAMRQKVGDRRLWAVFEPHMYSRTALFLDEFAHAFTDADEVVIVDIFASRDTDASLRATSAEALADAIERTSAVSTMAGGDVAAATAYVAQHLSPGDAVLVMGAGKSYQIAQGLKAALEGGVLTPSRSLSDR
- a CDS encoding CinA family protein, with the protein product MSPPSEAELARLGAQLGDALRARHWRVATAESSTGGLIGHVITMTPGASDYYAGGAISYSNLAKELALGVPRELIEAHGAVSEEVAASMAVGAAQRFDTDVGISVTGIAGPEGGSDRKPVGTHYLGVVRRGHPARVEHHVFVHDRDGNRAAAAMASLELALDEVSVAG
- a CDS encoding YajQ family cyclic di-GMP-binding protein, whose amino-acid sequence is MADSSFDVVSDFDQQELVNALDQVRREVATRYDFKGAKVSLELGKDEITLHADDEFRAGSVKDLLETKAVRRGLSLKVFDWGKLEPAAGGTVKQRIGLHRGLTSEQAKEIAKMVREQFPKVKPAIQGDAVRVSGKSKDELQGVITHLRGLDYAVALQFINYR
- a CDS encoding helix-turn-helix domain-containing protein, yielding MTDREPTKLGTVLRTAREARFIDLARVERDTKIRTRYLAALERGDYRDLPEPIYTRGFLRNYGLYLGLDPEYLIDLYRLESGTAVERPAMPAVRRPMAARQGRSLVVSSGAVVAAILTLLVVAFVVYLVGEFVTFAGTPDLRISDPAADVAAWEDTEYTIRGVTEPNSTITTDGLRQNPSTTADAEGAFSVRVGLVPGVNVITLVANDPLTGRDSAAVRRTITVVVPSPTPSLLP
- a CDS encoding DNA translocase FtsK 4TM domain-containing protein; translated protein: MTISGRVAREVLALVLVVAAVISTIALFAPDAGLIVKPWHDALSFLLGWGIAFAPALLAGFAFMLWLKTMPAERWMAATGAAILSIGLLGMFHLTGGNGADGVNRGEGGGAIGFAASAALSGAIGAAGAWIVLGLMAVVGLLLYFNMTIGDLVAAWLRRRDERVELAELEARRGAADPRTRLEPAVGALPGQRGLLDRVRTALGGGVDADDEPLILRRARPPESAAPASRPREMPFPIGEVEPAQAVPITVDELESEETAHLAEVEHHEVADAALEVTIRTWDLPEVSLLDDAPASSAAQLDLTAKGQRIRDTLAHFGIGVKVARIQEGPVVTQYALDVEPGIKLSRIEGLADNLALDLKARSIRIQAPIPGEPYVGIEIPNSAFDLVTLKEVLSSPNFEEASGRSRLAFALGQDVAGQPFSADLSRMPHLLIAGATGSGKSVCVNAIICSLLMRASPTEVKLILIDPKRVELAQYKGIPHLLTEVIVDNDKSVNALKWTVGTMESRYHEFAQRGVRNIAGYNEALRPGEPRMPYIVIVIDELADLMMVSAYEVEATITRIAQLARATGIHLVVATQRPSVQVITGLIKANIPSRIAFAMTSGVDSRTILDTVGAEDLLGRGDMLYQPIDAPRAVRLQGVLVTDHEIETVTRHWRAQGGPQYRPEITAPKRDGKAGGRPGEEDDEGDALLTAAVDIVRRSDKASASLLQRRLRIGYARAARILDQMEDRGIVGPADGSRFREVLVTPDGWGGEVSPGEDGE
- a CDS encoding ribonuclease J, yielding MPDTLRIIPLGGVGEVGKNITVIEAAGEILVVDCGLAFPEPEMLGIDLVIPDVTYLRENRDRVRAILLTHGHEDHTGGLPYVLPQIPGTPIYTSRLTAGLVTGKLKEHRLLGQTRLEVVEPAVEFRIGAFAITPFRVNHSIPDGMGFAIKTPLGSVVHTGDFKFDHTPPDGRRADLGLIAEIGNHGVEFLLSDSTRAEREGYTLSEKTVGDSLNQLVREASGRVIVATFASNIGRVQQVLDAAWASGRKMVALGRSMEQNIAIALELGYLDPRDGTLSGKDGLQRLPKDKLVVMTTGSQGEPMSGLTRMSNRDHRNITIEPGDTVIISASPIPGNEEAVAKTIDNLFKEGAMVHYEPLVHCHVSGHGSREELKLMLGLVKPRNFIPVHGEYRMLVQHGLLAEGAGVPVDGIFVLENGQVVEFDGTRARLAGSVPAGAVLVDGIAAIDGVDGVVLRDRRALASDGVVMVALTVDRATGQAVSGPDLVGRGFLSDPDDPVMAAACQHLTEALLQPVADAHAAEVGYLKTKIRDTLSRYFFERTKRRPMILPIVMEV
- a CDS encoding uracil-DNA glycosylase, which produces MGAKELLSEVATEVSGCTRCPLHVGRNQTVPGEGNPLSDVLLVGEGPGAREDATGRPFVGPAGELLDELLGSIGWAREHVFIANVVKCRPPGNRDPEPEEIAACRPYLDRQEAALDPAVIVTLGRHSLRRYLPDARIGEVHGRLRRSGGRFVFPMYHPAAALHQSSLRETLFADMRGLPAALLAAREVIEAERTESVQSIPPEPAPPAPTAETDDAEQMTLF